A window of Balearica regulorum gibbericeps isolate bBalReg1 chromosome Z, bBalReg1.pri, whole genome shotgun sequence contains these coding sequences:
- the ARL14EPL gene encoding ARL14 effector protein-like isoform X2, whose product MARKLKRNLMNLHCGADTLGLPLSEELCSSKPTTCQPLPLGDQMSHHVEENCKKSNSAQETSADGNVSPAKDCSITQKQLQQLEKQLKCLAFQNPGPQVADFNPETREQKKKARMSQMKKDFFYKPKITKKYDKHGRLLCNNIDLCDCLEKNCLGCFYPCPKCNSNKCGPECRCNRKWVYDTIATEAGSVISVLPFFVPD is encoded by the exons ATGGCCAGGAagcttaaaagaaatttaatgaaTCT tCACTGTGGGGCTGATACTCTGGGACTTCCACTATCAGAGGAATTGTGCAGCAGTAAACCTACTACGTGCCAGCCCCTTCCTTTG GGTGATCAAATGAGCCATCACGTggaagaaaactgcaagaaaagcaattctGCCCAAGAAACATCTGCAGATGGAAATGTCTCTCCTGCTAAGGACTGCTCAATAACACAAAAACAATTG CAACAACTTgagaaacaattaaaatgctTAGCCTTTCAAAATCCAGGACCTCAGGTAGCTGACTTCAATCCTGAAACtagagagcagaaaaagaaagcacgcatgtcacagatgaaaaaagattttttttataagccCAA aaTTACAAAGAAATATGACAAACATGGCAGGCTGCTTTGTAATAACATTGATTTGTGTGATTGCCTGGAAAAGAACTGCCTGGGTTGCTTCTATCCGTGTCCCAAATGCAATTCAAACAAATGTGGACCAGAATGTCGCTGCAATAGGAAATGGGTTTATGATACAATTGCAACTGAAGCTGGGAGTGTGATCAGTGTGTTGCCCTTTTTTGTCCCTGACTGA
- the ARL14EPL gene encoding ARL14 effector protein-like isoform X4 — MSHHVEENCKKSNSAQETSADGNVSPAKDCSITQKQLQQLEKQLKCLAFQNPGPQVADFNPETREQKKKARMSQMKKDFFYKPKITKKYDKHGRLLCNNIDLCDCLEKNCLGCFYPCPKCNSNKCGPECRCNRKWVYDTIATEAGSVISVLPFFVPD, encoded by the exons ATGAGCCATCACGTggaagaaaactgcaagaaaagcaattctGCCCAAGAAACATCTGCAGATGGAAATGTCTCTCCTGCTAAGGACTGCTCAATAACACAAAAACAATTG CAACAACTTgagaaacaattaaaatgctTAGCCTTTCAAAATCCAGGACCTCAGGTAGCTGACTTCAATCCTGAAACtagagagcagaaaaagaaagcacgcatgtcacagatgaaaaaagattttttttataagccCAA aaTTACAAAGAAATATGACAAACATGGCAGGCTGCTTTGTAATAACATTGATTTGTGTGATTGCCTGGAAAAGAACTGCCTGGGTTGCTTCTATCCGTGTCCCAAATGCAATTCAAACAAATGTGGACCAGAATGTCGCTGCAATAGGAAATGGGTTTATGATACAATTGCAACTGAAGCTGGGAGTGTGATCAGTGTGTTGCCCTTTTTTGTCCCTGACTGA
- the ARL14EPL gene encoding ARL14 effector protein-like isoform X3, with protein MSGLSAAGVQAGPVRAGLVDKAGFRVFSGETHCGADTLGLPLSEELCSSKPTTCQPLPLQQLEKQLKCLAFQNPGPQVADFNPETREQKKKARMSQMKKDFFYKPKITKKYDKHGRLLCNNIDLCDCLEKNCLGCFYPCPKCNSNKCGPECRCNRKWVYDTIATEAGSVISVLPFFVPD; from the exons ATGAGTGGTCTGTCAGCAGCTGGAGTGCAGGCGGGACCTGTCCGTGCCGGGCTGGTCGACAAGGCAGGATTTAGAGTCTTCTCCGGAGAAAC tCACTGTGGGGCTGATACTCTGGGACTTCCACTATCAGAGGAATTGTGCAGCAGTAAACCTACTACGTGCCAGCCCCTTCCTTTG CAACAACTTgagaaacaattaaaatgctTAGCCTTTCAAAATCCAGGACCTCAGGTAGCTGACTTCAATCCTGAAACtagagagcagaaaaagaaagcacgcatgtcacagatgaaaaaagattttttttataagccCAA aaTTACAAAGAAATATGACAAACATGGCAGGCTGCTTTGTAATAACATTGATTTGTGTGATTGCCTGGAAAAGAACTGCCTGGGTTGCTTCTATCCGTGTCCCAAATGCAATTCAAACAAATGTGGACCAGAATGTCGCTGCAATAGGAAATGGGTTTATGATACAATTGCAACTGAAGCTGGGAGTGTGATCAGTGTGTTGCCCTTTTTTGTCCCTGACTGA
- the ARL14EPL gene encoding ARL14 effector protein-like isoform X1: protein MSGLSAAGVQAGPVRAGLVDKAGFRVFSGETHCGADTLGLPLSEELCSSKPTTCQPLPLGDQMSHHVEENCKKSNSAQETSADGNVSPAKDCSITQKQLQQLEKQLKCLAFQNPGPQVADFNPETREQKKKARMSQMKKDFFYKPKITKKYDKHGRLLCNNIDLCDCLEKNCLGCFYPCPKCNSNKCGPECRCNRKWVYDTIATEAGSVISVLPFFVPD from the exons ATGAGTGGTCTGTCAGCAGCTGGAGTGCAGGCGGGACCTGTCCGTGCCGGGCTGGTCGACAAGGCAGGATTTAGAGTCTTCTCCGGAGAAAC tCACTGTGGGGCTGATACTCTGGGACTTCCACTATCAGAGGAATTGTGCAGCAGTAAACCTACTACGTGCCAGCCCCTTCCTTTG GGTGATCAAATGAGCCATCACGTggaagaaaactgcaagaaaagcaattctGCCCAAGAAACATCTGCAGATGGAAATGTCTCTCCTGCTAAGGACTGCTCAATAACACAAAAACAATTG CAACAACTTgagaaacaattaaaatgctTAGCCTTTCAAAATCCAGGACCTCAGGTAGCTGACTTCAATCCTGAAACtagagagcagaaaaagaaagcacgcatgtcacagatgaaaaaagattttttttataagccCAA aaTTACAAAGAAATATGACAAACATGGCAGGCTGCTTTGTAATAACATTGATTTGTGTGATTGCCTGGAAAAGAACTGCCTGGGTTGCTTCTATCCGTGTCCCAAATGCAATTCAAACAAATGTGGACCAGAATGTCGCTGCAATAGGAAATGGGTTTATGATACAATTGCAACTGAAGCTGGGAGTGTGATCAGTGTGTTGCCCTTTTTTGTCCCTGACTGA